From Proteus vulgaris:
CTCCATCGATCAGTCTTACCGTAAAAAACACATTAACGAATGATGGTAGCGAAGAAAATATTAATCTGTCATTTAAAGAAATGGCTGATTTTGAGCCAGAACAAGTTGCTCGCCAAATACCGCAACTGCGCGCCATGCTGGCAATGCGTAATCTCTTACGTGATTTGAAATCTAACCTTCTTGATAACATCACTTTTCGCCGTGAACTCGAAAATATCCTTAAAGATCCTGCATTAAGTGATGAATTACGCGAAGAGTTATCTCAACTCGCACCGAAAAAAGACTAATTGGGTTTTATCATTACAG
This genomic window contains:
- the tssB gene encoding type VI secretion system contractile sheath small subunit — its product is MSDSFQNEVPKARVNIKLDLHTGGAQKKVELPLKLLAIGDYSNGKDKRVLSEREKVNINKNNFNSVLTEFSPSISLTVKNTLTNDGSEENINLSFKEMADFEPEQVARQIPQLRAMLAMRNLLRDLKSNLLDNITFRRELENILKDPALSDELREELSQLAPKKD